The genomic window ATAAAGATTTACGTTagtttagaatttttaaattattatttatttaggttgttattttcaaattttaagtttgggttgttttacttagtttgttattttttaaattttaaattgaagtcaaccaaatttaaaaaaatttagttatgATGCAACTATAAAAGGATAAGTTATGAGAGATGTAAAACACCACAATTTAAAGTACATCAATCCCTTTTTTTACATATATCCAAAATCTCCATACTTATTCCAATGGCTGGTATTCACAAAATTGCTGACATCAATCCTACAATCGATAATTTGTGTGTACGTATACGAGTGATACGGTCATGGACACTATCAAGTTACAAAAATTCTCCATTGCCATACTCAATTGAGATGGTTTGGCTCGATGAAGACGCAAGTTTTCTACTAATATCCTTTTATCCATGACTCtaaggttatttatttatttttttaaattaaagtctATGTATATTGGATTAGATATTGAATAAGTCtatatttaacttttttttatgttattttcttttttaagtaGGTATCGAATAAAGCTTGATGTCATTGATGATTCTGACTATGCATGTTATGTAGTCTTTGACAAGGAGGCAAAACAAGTTTTGGGAAAGAGCTGTGTAGAGATACTTGATCCACTCCTATTGATAAGATCTTTCTCTTCATCGTTCAAGTTCAAATATCTGATAATCCACATTTTTCACCTTCTTATAAAGTTAAGAAGATAACTGATAATGTGGAcctcataaataaattcaaagaGGCTCACCCTATTcaaattttgagtatatataagTGTACTTTCTAAAAAATTAGTGTCTCAAGTTAAAAATTAGTGTTTCagcattttattttagagagacACAAAATACATGTTTTTAATGGGTGTTTGTGTATGACTATGTCTTTCATCATTTTTATCTCAATAAACAAACACCATACATGTACTCCTGTGTACTCCTGTGTCTATGTTTTGATGGACATGTATACCAAAAACAATCGCTGTCATATGTGTACTACTTTAGTTATGTTATTATTttatgggtaaagtatattttttgtccttgaagtttgacaaaagttttaaaaatatccctaaattttattttatttaaattttatcccaaaaattttcgatttgtatcaaatgTAGTCCTgacgactaatttttcaaaaaatttaagaccaattcaataacaatttcataagaacaaccctcaacacaagcaaattaagtataattttcatgcattattgttaaattggtcttaaattttatgaaaatttagccgtcgacaatatatttgatgcaaatcaaaaaattttgggacaaaattgaaacaaaataaaatttaagatatttttaaaacttttgccaaactttaggaacaaaaaatatactttactctaaattttagtgtacacttaacatagttatttttttaataatacaaCACTACGTATTTAATTTAGTGATGGTATAACAATTTTTTCATgtatgagttttattttatttaaaatgttGGAAAATATAGTAGGTGACGTGGAGCTGAAAGAAAGCAAAAAATGAGAAAATTATTTAGGTGACTGAGATAAGCCTCTGTTGAATTTGACTTCCAAACACGACTTCCACGCGAAAATTCAAGTAAAACTATTTTTTCCCCTTTGCTCTAGGCTTTACTTTATTCAGTCTATGCCTCTATGTATATGTTTCTTCCTTCATTCGTTTTTTTCTGGTGGCCACATTTAAAGCAAATAATAATGGAAATGGAAAATATGTTATATTTTATTACTAATTAATTGACATTCATGACTTATACGTACACTATTATTAATTGTGAATGCATTGTAGCAATAATATTCCACATTGTGCatgaatttaaaagaaagaaCCACTCAGATAAAGATACTAAAAACGTTTTTtataaagatgttttttaataattaaaatttaatatatataatcgattaaatcgtattatttttgttaaaattaggctagacaaattgatttgaccaaaaaaaatagtaaattaaaTCTTGAActagtctaaattaatattataaatatattaaaatttcagtacataaatttaaagattaaatttgtattttaaataataaatttatgagtAAATTATATTTGTTTCTAAAATttgactaaaattttaaaaatattcttaagtttatttaattttgttttaattttgtgtcAAAAACTtttaatttgcatcaaatatattcttgacaactaaatttttaaaaaaattaagactaatctaataataatgcatgaaaattatacttGATTTGCTTATTTTAAAGGTTATTATTATGATGAAATTGTTGTCGAattgattctaattttttttaaattaaaaattagtcTTTAAGGatatatttaatacaaattgaaaatttttgggacaaaagtatatttaatatttattaattattacaataattaataaatactaaaataaattttgatcacttttaactaatttttttgttattaaagatttttaaatatttattaattagtgGAATTTTTTTTTGGGTGACTTATTAAGAAGTGGATTGCTGCAACTTGGGCCATTTTTAACAACTACTATTTTATTTGTCAGTATTTATTTTGCaaggaaaaagaagagagaatgaATCTTACATAAAAGTCAAACACCGACACCATGACTTATCTCCAGGAGTTGTTAACCATACACTCAGACTCAGTCCTGCACAGAGATTGTCTTCATACCATTTctcacatttcttttattttttaatattttttttttatttttcactgtATTTTTTAGTCCAACaagtcaaggactaatccgtcgcgataGTGAGTCCTATTTAAGGGTTCGTCACTGTCTAATAGATTATTGCATacacaaaaattttttaatatatttttaatgatAAATAAAAATACCAACGAATTATAATacaaatgacataatctttttATATTTACTTAGGTAatatttgttttgaggtattgggatagagactgaaagactgaaactcagtatcatgtttgttggctcagagactagtactaaaatttctgtctctgtcttcaaaatttcagtatttcagtacctccaaaaagtagggacacagaagactgaaatttttagagacagaggctgaaattttaataacattttatacctaaaatactctcattgcaattaattaattccaattttaccctttgtgcaaattaaattagagttttattcttgtttcaatttctgtctcctaaTTTACACCAAATAgaatattgagatttatttcaatctctgtctcttagtctctgtctctcagtctcagtatttcagtctctgtctctccactaAACACTACCTTAGAGACCGTAGATTCGAGTCTCActtttaactttaaaaaaaaataataaataaaaatgtctAAATTTTTTAGATCTGAAGTGTTAAATTGTTGTAAGTTTTAAGAGATTAATCATTAAGGTTAATATCTAAAAAAGATTCGTATAAGATTTTAAATTTGCCTACTACACTAGtagttaattttaaaagattaataCTTAGGTTATTATTATTAACCctttatttttctaaatgaaCAAAATTTTACTATTTGTTATAAGAACTTAATTAAAGTTTATTTGTAAAGCTTTCCGAGATGtattttctatttgtttatttaaaACAATTTAAATTCCACAATTTACATTTCGTAATTtacaatttaattatttatctttaaaaTAGTGTAAAGTTTATAAATTCATTAAAGAACTTAGAGTtctttttatgaatttttaaaTTACAGCTCTGTTagtctatttaatttttattctttacttttaaACCTATTTAATTTTTACTCTTtattttttagcttatttttagTTGTGGACTGTAAACAATTATTAGTATGCCAAcgaattataattcaaatgacataatttttttatGCTCAATTAAAGACTGCAAATTCGAGTCTCACTCCTAACTAAAAAAAACTGTTATTAGTAAGTGATTTAATTTAAGCACTTCAAGGTGGCTAATAAAACTATAAAACCAGTAATTGTCattatttttataattcaatTCCCCTTTAATATTATTGTACTTACATACtaatataaaaactaattaagGGACACTTTGATAATCCTCGTAATTGTCATTATTTATTTAAACATACTTATTCTATTTGTTTGTATCTATTTCTTTGATTGAATATAcactcattaaaaaaaatttggaattAAGAATTGTTCCTGTATGAGAGTTGACTCTGAGGTATAGCACGTTCTGATAACACACAGACTGGCTTTTCTTAGAGTGATGGGAGAGGAACATCGTCTTCTACTGGAGGGGCGGCGTTGGGTACCTGAAAAGGGACTCCGACACTCAAGTAAATATCAGTATGAGAGATTTCAGGAGGAAAACTAGAGTGAATAGCGTACCTACAACTTGAGTATGTAATCCGTATATATTGGGGTTTGTTGAGGGTGGTTATGCGGATTTGTTGGAGTGGATGGAGCCTCCATCCGTTGTGTCCTTTATTTTCGGAGTTGAGGAGAGATTTGGGGAAGGTTCATGCGTTAGTTCAGTTCCGAgtttgttgttgtttgttttgCTTTACTCTAACGGACCATAGCCCCCAAGGTTGACCTGTTTCTCGATTTATGAACAGGTTAAACTTATACTCGTGGGTTATAACTCGGAACTGATTTTCGCAGAAATTTTTGGTTTTTGTGCCGAGCTATAACTCGGAGCCCCCAATCTTAACTTGTTCACTGCTTTTACTTCAAGTTGTTGTGATTTGAATTTTCGCGCGGAGTGCTTAGTAGGAGAGAGAGtttttattttggaaaatgaaactGCATTAAATGCGCTTTGGGTTTTGGAAAAGAGTGTTTAAGATCGGGCCGTTGATTGAATTTGATGATCCGCACGTTGGACGGCTAGGGTTTGGTCTGGGAGGTGTAACGCTTGCGGTGGGGGTAGTGGGCTAACTGTCTGGTTTTTTGTTCTATCCATTTGCATgtggttttttgttttttcttctctcttgttCGCAGAAGATGAGTAAAGGTTAGTTGTGCTGTCCCTTTATTTGCTTTGTCTTGTCGTTGTTCTTTGTCTTCTCTTCGATATTGTTGTTTGAAAATGGAAAAGGGGAAGAAGGTAGAGATAGGCGCAGTTGTGAAGACAGAGGTAAATCTGGTTGAAGACGTGTGGGTTTGGGATCCTGTTAATCCGTATTCGTGGGTTGCCGAATCGGTGAAGGGCTATGCCTCTGTGTTTGATGATGAACTTAGTGTTGCTCAATTAGGTTCTGTTTCTTCCTGGGTTAGAGAGGGTAGTGATTTGAAACTTAAGTTTCTTCCTTGTTCCGCTGACGATCGTGTATTCCATCGTGGAGAGGGGTTTGAGTTCTTTTTCATTTATAGCTGTATTTTTGTTGACCTGGGCGTTAGGTTTCCTTTTTTTGAGTTTGAATGTGGTGTGTTGATGCAGTTGAAGTGTGCCCCGTCACAGTTACATCCTAATTCGTGAGCATTTGTTAGGGCTTTCCAGATTTTGATGAGTTGTTTGGAGGTTCAACCGTCGCTGGAGGTTTTCTTTGCGTTGTTTCAGTGTAAGGGGGTTAGGCGGGGATGTTGGTTGAATTTGGCTAGTGTTCCTGGGCGCGCCATCTTTAGTTTGTATAGGTCCTCCTATAAGGGTTTCAAGTCAATGTTTCTGAAGGTAGGCGTTGTAGAGGGTGAGTATCCGTGGTTTGTCGACGAGTGTCTTTTGGAGAGGTTTCCTCTGTTCTGGGTTCCGAGGCCTAGGCAGATACTTGGTATGGACAATATGGAGTATAGGAATGAAATGCTTGTGGAGTTTCTGGTGAATCATATTTCGTCGTCGAGCTTGCTGTCTGTTGTCGATCTTCTTGACTTAGAGGGTGATAGTGATGCCCTTGATGGATATATAGGTAACTGCTTTCGACCGTTTTGTGTGTTGTTACTTGGTTATGAATAATGATGTATGTTCTTTGTGTTTTTGTAGTTGAGAAGGTGCCGAAAGTGACCTCGTCCAGTTTGCGAGCTTTCTTCCGAACGAAGAATGTTGAAAAGCAAGGTTCTACCAGTCAAGCTATGGCCGAGAAAGGTGCTGAGGTCGACCAACCTTCGCCTAAGAAGgttaattttaaaagaagaagaggagaggTGAAGAAGAGTAAGGTTATGGCCGAGGAGGAATTAGAGTCCGAGGTTAACTTGGATCAAGTGAAGAGGTTTACAAAGAACCAGATGGTGTTACATAGCTATAGGGGTGATGATGATTTGACGTCTTTATGGAGTGAGCATTTTCCGTTCACTTTGATGGCGGATGAGCATGTGCAGAATCCTTCAGATGTTAAGCTTATTCACGAAGTGGGTGAGGTTGGGGTTGCCCAGTATTTGCAGGTATAATTGACGGGCTTTCTTTTTGTGTTATACTTTGTTTTGCTGGTTTatatctttgtgtttttctttaggTTATTGGAGCGCGCTTGATGTGTGTTGGTCGGACTGAGGAGTTAAAGCGCTTCAGGGTTGTCTTTGACAAAGCTGCAATGGATCAGCTTATtcgtgaaaatgtgaaaaaaagtgGTAAGCTCCAAGATGCATTGGATTTGGTGAACCAGCTAGGGGAGAAGCTTAAGGTGGCTGAATTGTCATTGAAGAAGTCTGGTGAGGAAAAGGCTGTGCTTGAGGGTAGGATTGTTGAGCTTGGGGTTGAAAAGAAACAAGCTGAGGATGATAAGGAAAATCATGGTCTTGAAATGTTTGCGACTGGATTCGATAGGGCTGTTGAGCAAGCAAAGTTCTTGTTACCGGATGGTGATCTGTCGAAGATGGACCCTTGTAAggtcattgttgggggtgagttGGTTGAAGATGACGACGATGTCGAGGGTCAAGGGGAGAATCCTGCTTCATAGagaggaaggaaaagaaaaaacttTGACTTGTGTATGTTAGTTTTTTGTATTAGGTTAGTGTTGCCTTTTTGAAGGCCAACTTTGTTATTTGAATGTTTTGATTGAAACTTGTTCCTCGGGCAGAGGTTTGGTTATTGCTGTTCTGGTATATTTTGAGTAAGTATTATGCCTACTATTGTGTATTGGTGCATTTGCGCAGGGTTTTagattgattgtgtttgcttattTGAGAGGTTGAGTTGTTGAGTTGTTATACCCGTGTTTTATTTTTGACAAGTTTTGCTTAAACATTGAAAATGTGACGTTTGCCCTATTGGGACTTTGATAAAGTAGTGCCAATAGGAATAGAGTCATAGTATTAATATATTCGGAAAGTGCGGGATGgtgtgcctcattaaaacctctccaGCAAAACCCTCCTTAGGGAGAAAAtctggtagtaggaaaaagagtgcatcaccATGTCCGACTTATACATTAGCTGAAATATAATTTCAGGGATGATATGTTCCATGTGTTTGGTAGGATAGTTCCATCGAGCTTTTGTATTTTGTAAGCCCCTTGCCGACGACTTTGTGTACTTTGAATGGTCCTTCCCAATTTGCGCTTAGTTTGCCATGTCCGTGTGGCTTTCTTATGTCTTCGACCTTTCTGAGTATGAGGTCGCCTTCTGAAAATGTTCTTGATTTGATTTTCTTGTTGTATTTTCATGCTATAGCTCGTTTTGTTGCTAGTTGTTGTAGTGTTGATTTGTTGTAGTCTTCTTCCATCAggtcgagctcggtctttcttctTTTTATGTTGTCATTTTCATTCGTGTTTGTGGTCCTATTGCTTTGCAGGGATACTTCGATTGGGACCATAGCATCGCTCCCGTACACCAGTCTGAACGGGGTTTCTTTTGTTGAGGACTGTTCCGTGGTGTTGTAGCTCCAAATTACTTCAGGGATGAGTTCGGCCCATTCCCCTTTTGAGTCTTCTAGTTTTTTCTTAAGGCCCTGCAAAATTACCTTATTGGCGGCCTCTGCTAGACCGTTAATCTGTGGATGTTCAACTGAGGAAAATTGTTGGgttattttgaaattttgcaaAAAGTTGGTGAATCGTTGATCTATAAATTGTCTTCCATTATCAGTGATGATGGAGTGAGGTATACCAAAGCGACACAATATGTTTTTCCATACGAAAGAAATCATTTTTTCAGAAGTGATTTTTGCTAATGGTatagcctctatccatttggtaaAGTAATCTATAGCAACAATTAAAAATTTGACCTGGCCCGGAGCTGGAGGGAATGGCCCGAGGATGTCTAGTCCCCATTTGTTGAATGGCCAGCATACCTCGGATGTATGTAACTGCTCGGCTGGGTTGTGGATGATTGGTGCATGGCGTTGGCATTGGTCGCAGTGGGTTACTTTGCGCATGCAATCTTGTTTTAACGTCGGCCAATAATAACCGGCTCAGAGTATTTTTGCGGCTAAGCTTCTGCCACCAATGTGAGTGCCACAGACTCCTTCGTGGACCTCGTCCATGGCCAATTTTGCTTCGGCGGTGCTTATGCATCGGAGGAGGGGTCTCGTGAATCCTCTCTTGTATAGATCGGTTCCTAATATGGTGTAGAAGCTAGCCTGTCTTTTGAATTTCTTTGTGTCTTTGATGTTGTCGGGCATTATTCCTGTTTTCAGGTAATTAACTATTGGTGATCTCCAGTCGTCTTCCTGCATAACACTTGCAACTGTTGTTAGGGTAACACTGGGCTCATCCAGTGTTAACTGTGATAATATGGGGTTGTTGTATTGACTTCTTGTTGTTGCCAATTTGGAGAGGAGATCTGCTCTGTTGTTTTGTTCCCTTGGTATGTGAAGAATATTGAATATATCAAAGTCCCTTATGAGGTTGTTAACCATTGTATTGTATTTTTCAAGGAGGGGGTCTTTTACCTGAAACTTACCCGTCACCTGTTGCACCACCAAGAGGGAGTCGCATTTGACGTTTATTTGTGTTATTCCCATGGTTTGTGCTAGGCGTAATCCTGCTATTAAAgcttcgtattctgcctggttgttgctTGCGTGGAAGGTGAATTGAAGCGATTGTTCGAGTTGTATTCCTTGGTTGTTTTCGAGGAGTATCCTTGCTCCGGAGCCTTTGCTGTTTGAGGCCCCGTCGACGTATAGCGTCCATGGGTTTTCTTTAGGAGCTTGGTCTTTTTGTGTCAGCTCGGCGACGAAGTCGGTTAACGTTTGTGATTTGATGGCGCCTCTGGACTGGTATTGGATGTCGTATTCTGATAATTCGATGGACCACTTGATTAGCCTTCCTGCCAGTTCGGGCCTCGTCAGTATCTGCCTTAGGGGTTGTTCTGTTCTGACTATGATGGTATGGCTTTGAAAGTAGTGTCGTAGTCGTCTGGCTGTCATGACGAGTGCTAAGGCTAATTTCTCCAGCTTTGGATAGCGGGACTCGGCGCCTTGAAGTGATTTGCTGACGAAGTATACCGGGTGTTGTTGTTTGTCTATTTCTGCTACTAAAACGGAACTGATAGCATGGTTAGTGATTGATAAATACAAATATAATGGTTTACCTGTTTTTGGTGTTCGGAGGATTGGAGGTGTTGTGAGTAGGGTTTTGAGTTCTGTGAAGGCTGTTTCttcaactttttgaaaaagtgaTGCGATCATTGTGCTATACAGGGTAGGAACCTTGCTAGTGCTGCAAGTCGGTCGGTTAGTTATTGTGCTTCCTTTATTGTCCTCGGACTTCGCATATTGAGAATGACTTAGCATTTTTCTGGGTTTGCCTCTATACCTCGGCACGTgagcatgaagccgaggaatttCTCACTTTGTACCCCAAAGGCACATTTCTCCAGGTTGAGCTTCATATTATATCTTCATAGTTGTTGGAAGATCTCTGTTAAGTCTTCAGCGTGGTTTGATGTTTGTGTTGATTTTGCCACCATATCGTCGACATAGACTTCTATGTTTCGTCCGATTTGTTTTGAGAAGATCTTATCCATGAGGCATTGGTAGGTGGcgcctgcgtttttgagtccgaatggcatgaccttGTAGCAAAAGTTGCCGTTGTCAGTGATAAAGGCAGTCTTGTCTTGGTCTCCTTCATGCATTAGGATTTGGTTGTAACCAGAGTAAGCGTCCATAAAGCTTAAGCATCGGAAACCAGAGGAATTGTCCACGAGTTTGTCGATGCATGGGAGGGGGTAGGcatcctttgggcaggctttattgaggtctgtatagtcaacacacatcctccatttgcCATTATTCTTCTTTACCATCACGACATTGGCCAACCATGTTGAGTACCTGAGTTCCTTGATGAACCCGGCGGATAATAACTTCTGGGTTTCCTCCAAAGAGGCTGTCCTTTTGTCAGTTCCTAGGTGTCTCTTCTTCTGGGCTATTAACAGGTTGATCACTAGTTTGTGGCAGATAACGTTTGGGTCTATTCCAGGTCTATCTGCTGGGGTCCAGGCGAATAAGTCAACGTTTTGTCTTAAGAGCTCCACCAGTTGAGTTCGTTCTGCCTCCTTTAGTGCGTTTCCGAGGTATGTGTATCTATCTTTGTTGTTTGCCAACTGCACTTTGGTGAGGTCATCAAGGGGCATAGATCGTTCCTGGTTGTTGGTTCTTGGGTCCAGGTTTGCCAAAGGAGGTAGCTGATCCGAGTTGTATACTGCTTGGACATATTGCTGGTCGAGATGTTTCGGTTGTTCGTTTTTTAAACTGGCATTATAGCACTGTCTGGCTTCTTTCTGGTCTCCATGGATTGTCACCACTTTGTTGTCCTGCGAAATAAACTTGACACACAAATGTACAGTGGAAACAACAGCGTTGAACGCGTTCAACAACGGTCTGCCTAGGATAATGTTAT from Arachis ipaensis cultivar K30076 chromosome B09, Araip1.1, whole genome shotgun sequence includes these protein-coding regions:
- the LOC107614700 gene encoding uncharacterized protein LOC107614700, translating into MLSHSQYAKSEDNKGSTITNRPTCSTSKVPTLYSTMIASLFQKVEETAFTELKTLLTTPPILRTPKTGKPLYLYLSITNHAISSVLVAEIDKQQHPVYFVSKSLQGAESRYPKLEKLALALVMTARRLRHYFQSHTIIVRTEQPLRQILTRPELAGRLIKWSIELSEYDIQYQSRGAIKSQTLTDFVAELTQKDQAPKENPWTLYVDGASNSKGSGARILLENNQGIQLEQSLQFTFHASNNQAEYEALIAGLRLAQTMGITQINVKCDSLLVVQQVTGKFQVKDPLLEKYNTMVNNLIRDFDIFNILHIPREQNNRADLLSKLATTRSQYNNPILSQLTLDEPSVTLTTVASVMQEDDWRSPIVNYLKTGIMPDNIKDTKKFKRQASFYTILGTDLYKRGFTRPLLRCISTAEAKLAMDEVHEGVCGTHIGGRSLAAKIL